A region of Methanomicrobium sp. W14 DNA encodes the following proteins:
- a CDS encoding AMP-binding protein, translating to MNSDSGDYYTPQEVADALKVEARTVHSWLRDGVMKGVKVGRLWRIPQSEVDKAKKSDSSEYVTGCDKKEEIPMNMKDYDSVYENFTIDVPEYFNFGYDIIDKWGKTDRNKLAMIWTDQNGNEKKYSFRDLKNLSNQVANILLKYNINKGDRVLIMLPRIPEWWIFVIGLIKLGAVYCPCPVLLTPKDLKYRINAGKFKMVITDLGNAPKINEICNECPTLRARMVVDGELPGWSSYIHELLYPAPVSHKSVSIPEDMRTRSTDPMLIYFTSGTTGEPKMVLHNNAHPLGHRVTAELWHDLTPNDVHFTSSDTGWAKCGWGKIFGQWIAGACILVIDFRGKFEATQLLPFIEKYEVTSFCCPPTIYRMLILADLSKFDLSELRHCTSAGEPLNPEVIKIWKEGTGLTIHEGYGQTETCCAIASFTCIKSKPGSMGKPSPGWHIELHDDDGKPVGNYEEGRIAVSLKPHRPVGLIVEYLDNPEANKESFTGDFYYTGDKAYRDDDGYFWFVGRNDDVIKSSGYRIGPFEVESALIEHPAVKESAVVGSPDRIRGKIVKAFIVLNNGYEPSDSLVKEIQNFVKNITAPYKYPRAIEFVDELPKTISGKIKRNQLREQELKKFRSK from the coding sequence ATGAATTCTGATAGCGGTGATTATTATACCCCCCAGGAGGTGGCTGATGCCCTCAAAGTGGAGGCCAGGACAGTCCATTCATGGCTGAGAGACGGTGTGATGAAAGGTGTCAAAGTGGGCAGGCTGTGGAGAATCCCGCAAAGCGAAGTTGATAAGGCGAAAAAAAGTGATTCCTCTGAATATGTCACAGGCTGCGATAAAAAAGAGGAAATACCGATGAATATGAAGGATTACGACTCCGTATATGAAAATTTTACAATAGATGTCCCGGAGTACTTCAACTTTGGATATGATATCATAGACAAATGGGGAAAGACTGACAGAAACAAACTTGCAATGATCTGGACCGACCAGAATGGTAATGAAAAAAAATATTCATTCAGGGACCTTAAGAACCTTTCAAACCAGGTTGCAAACATACTTTTAAAGTACAACATAAACAAGGGCGACCGCGTCCTGATAATGCTTCCGCGTATCCCGGAATGGTGGATCTTTGTAATCGGGCTTATAAAGCTTGGAGCGGTATACTGCCCCTGCCCTGTCCTCCTGACGCCAAAAGATTTGAAGTACAGGATAAATGCAGGGAAGTTCAAGATGGTCATAACAGACCTTGGAAATGCACCGAAGATTAATGAAATCTGCAATGAATGCCCTACTCTGAGGGCAAGAATGGTTGTCGACGGAGAGCTCCCCGGATGGTCCAGCTACATTCACGAACTTCTGTATCCTGCACCTGTATCGCACAAATCCGTAAGCATCCCTGAAGACATGAGGACACGCTCGACTGACCCCATGCTTATATACTTTACATCAGGGACTACGGGCGAGCCCAAGATGGTTCTTCACAACAATGCACACCCTCTTGGTCACAGGGTTACGGCCGAGCTGTGGCATGACCTGACGCCAAACGATGTTCACTTTACCTCATCTGATACCGGATGGGCAAAATGCGGATGGGGAAAAATATTCGGTCAGTGGATAGCAGGAGCATGCATTCTTGTCATTGATTTCAGGGGCAAATTTGAAGCCACGCAGCTCCTGCCGTTCATAGAAAAATATGAAGTCACAAGTTTCTGCTGCCCGCCTACGATATACCGCATGCTTATACTCGCGGATTTAAGCAAGTTTGACCTCTCCGAGCTTCGCCACTGCACGAGTGCTGGAGAGCCCCTCAATCCTGAAGTAATAAAGATTTGGAAAGAAGGAACTGGTCTTACTATTCACGAAGGGTACGGTCAGACTGAGACATGCTGTGCAATTGCATCATTCACATGCATAAAAAGCAAGCCCGGCTCCATGGGAAAACCATCTCCGGGGTGGCATATAGAGCTTCATGACGACGACGGAAAACCTGTCGGAAATTACGAGGAGGGAAGAATCGCAGTCTCTCTAAAACCGCACCGCCCGGTTGGCCTTATCGTGGAATATCTGGACAACCCCGAGGCGAACAAAGAGTCTTTCACAGGAGACTTCTATTACACCGGAGACAAAGCCTACAGGGATGACGACGGTTATTTCTGGTTTGTCGGGCGCAATGATGATGTCATTAAAAGTTCAGGGTACAGGATAGGCCCGTTTGAGGTTGAATCCGCCCTTATTGAGCACCCTGCGGTAAAGGAATCCGCCGTTGTGGGCTCACCTGACAGGATACGCGGTAAGATTGTAAAGGCGTTCATAGTCCTGAATAACGGCTATGAGCCCAGCGATTCTTTGGTAAAGGAGATCCAGAATTTTGTGAAAAATATCACAGCGCCATACAAATACCCGCGTGCGATAGAGTTTGTGGACGAACTGCCAAAAACAATATCCGGAAAAATCAAGAGGAACCAGCTTCGCGAGCAGGAACTTAAAAAATTCCGGAGCAAATAA
- a CDS encoding response regulator, with amino-acid sequence MKNSSILIVEDEMIIAMEIQATLKKLGYSVIGTVIGGDEAVKTAGEKSPDLVLMDIRLKGNIDGIQAAEKIMGMYGIPVIFLTGNSDQKTIERAVAIKPAGFLIKPFKERELLGNIEMALHKKEGIKTPDSQEKTENYDPSSDLTAQRLSSFNSPLITTDCSGVITHANETALNMLSPGDGKLTGKKLSDVFETINEDDKISANPKYFWPDTIAYKADSKNKIRVNLYSGFSEDSQKNIRDFIFSVGAASDESENQKNPVDEIRSIMNSFSEVIFVADSKLEILYYNDNFTELVKRLGISPFLLKRPIPDIQELSAFVAEDEYDEVFRTNHSITKTKRLKSKNKVNNFFSISIVPNSGENGTEYVTTIIEDITSIVNTKDYSRYLAQNLGEIKKSLLSVNSMITNVKKPLSEIIKAVSGKNSTEFALIFEKTAEIEDIIENFNLNRIKYESAIDHIDFLDKSMENW; translated from the coding sequence ATGAAAAACAGCAGTATACTGATTGTCGAAGACGAGATGATAATAGCAATGGAAATCCAGGCAACATTAAAAAAGCTTGGATACAGTGTTATTGGAACTGTCATCGGCGGAGATGAAGCAGTCAAAACGGCGGGAGAAAAAAGTCCTGACCTTGTGCTGATGGACATAAGGCTCAAAGGAAACATTGACGGAATACAAGCCGCGGAAAAAATTATGGGCATGTATGGTATACCGGTAATATTTCTTACCGGAAATTCCGACCAGAAAACCATAGAAAGGGCAGTTGCAATAAAACCCGCAGGATTTCTAATCAAACCGTTCAAGGAAAGAGAACTCCTGGGAAACATTGAAATGGCCCTCCATAAAAAGGAAGGCATTAAAACACCTGACTCACAGGAAAAAACTGAAAATTATGACCCTTCATCAGATTTAACAGCTCAAAGGCTCTCCTCATTCAACAGCCCTCTTATAACAACCGATTGTTCCGGGGTAATCACCCATGCAAATGAAACCGCCCTTAATATGCTCAGTCCTGGTGACGGAAAACTCACAGGAAAAAAGCTCTCGGATGTTTTTGAGACTATAAATGAAGATGACAAAATATCTGCAAATCCTAAATATTTCTGGCCGGACACAATTGCATATAAAGCAGACAGCAAAAACAAAATCAGAGTTAACCTTTACTCGGGGTTTTCAGAGGACTCACAAAAAAATATCCGGGACTTTATTTTTTCAGTAGGGGCCGCTTCGGATGAAAGTGAAAATCAGAAAAATCCGGTTGATGAGATCAGGTCCATTATGAACTCCTTCAGTGAGGTTATATTTGTAGCCGATTCAAAGCTTGAAATACTGTATTACAACGATAATTTTACGGAACTTGTAAAAAGACTTGGAATAAGCCCGTTTCTTCTTAAAAGACCTATTCCCGACATACAGGAGCTTTCGGCATTTGTTGCTGAAGATGAGTACGATGAGGTCTTCAGGACAAACCACTCGATTACAAAGACAAAAAGGCTGAAATCGAAGAATAAAGTAAACAATTTTTTCAGCATCAGTATTGTTCCCAATTCAGGAGAAAACGGCACGGAATATGTAACAACAATAATCGAGGACATAACGTCCATCGTAAATACAAAGGATTACAGCCGTTACCTCGCACAGAACCTTGGAGAGATCAAAAAAAGTCTTTTAAGCGTGAATTCCATGATAACCAATGTAAAAAAACCGCTTTCAGAGATTATAAAAGCTGTTTCCGGTAAAAATTCCACGGAATTTGCATTAATATTCGAAAAAACCGCAGAAATTGAGGACATCATTGAAAATTTCAACCTTAACAGAATAAAATATGAGAGCGCCATAGATCACATCGACTTTCTGGACAAGTCTATGGAAAACTGGTGA
- a CDS encoding PAS domain S-box protein has product MMNPECNNEFSGKNKAFLILLTVAVVSANIYCYMRLPENFAVITNQLYYIPFIAAVISYRKRSIFFSAGLIVLIILLPVYFQSGALLYYAALTTALIAVATSAVAYYTLNKANKKFSLKTFIENSHEPLMVFDNDGLITDLSHGFTEKFGYDKEQISGKRLEECKFFSRKSRDIIRKKSENLLKEKENKYLLAEAETKGSQNGYKNFFITFMNSRWQKDEEFQNLTIAEFSDITGCIKALDEIRENGEKFRELIDFLPQSVVEADKDMRITFINKKGTETFGISEDDLDKGVYIQDLLVPEDRSRATEFLKNMNPESTGHTSEFTAVSKYGEKFPIIAYSGQISRKKENNGIRFVAINLKKLRETEEALCKTEEKLSKLMENFSGMAYRCRTDDEFTTEFISDGFYELTGYSHSDIIPKEKIKLKSIIHPDDFQNFRETIQKSLTGDGFFETRYRIVTTGKEIRWVWNQGRTIKDKNRNISLIEGVISNITKLVKTEDALKETEEQKKQCIINSLSDKETLLKEIHHRVKNNLQIIASILKLKDMQSENNEVHEILLDCRSRVFSMAMIHEKLYRSENIDKINFMEYITTLQAHLADEYGANERSISIICRCDENINLDIDTAIPCGLIINEILTNSLKYAFDKNGGSIITEFQKYEYGSYLLKIKDNGRGFPNSYDYRNSESLGMQLIFNLTKQLEGKIEVKNISGVEYSIEIPENGQDQIK; this is encoded by the coding sequence ATGATGAATCCAGAGTGCAACAATGAGTTTTCCGGTAAAAATAAGGCATTTTTGATACTGCTTACCGTTGCTGTCGTATCTGCCAATATATATTGTTATATGAGGCTGCCGGAGAATTTTGCAGTTATTACAAATCAGCTGTATTATATTCCCTTTATTGCTGCCGTAATATCTTACCGCAAAAGGAGCATATTTTTTTCAGCCGGCCTGATTGTTCTGATAATTTTGCTTCCTGTCTACTTTCAGTCAGGTGCCCTCCTGTATTACGCCGCTTTGACAACAGCCCTGATAGCTGTAGCGACATCAGCAGTAGCATACTACACACTGAATAAGGCTAACAAAAAATTCAGCCTGAAAACTTTTATTGAAAACTCACATGAGCCTCTTATGGTCTTTGACAATGACGGCCTCATAACTGATTTAAGTCACGGTTTTACAGAAAAATTCGGGTATGACAAAGAACAGATCTCAGGAAAGAGATTAGAAGAGTGCAAGTTTTTTTCCAGGAAATCAAGGGATATTATAAGAAAAAAATCTGAAAATTTACTTAAAGAAAAAGAAAATAAATATCTTCTGGCTGAAGCAGAAACAAAAGGCTCTCAAAACGGTTACAAAAACTTTTTCATCACATTCATGAACAGCAGATGGCAAAAAGACGAAGAATTTCAAAACCTGACTATTGCCGAATTTTCAGATATAACCGGTTGCATCAAAGCTTTGGACGAAATCAGGGAAAACGGGGAAAAATTCAGAGAGCTTATAGATTTTCTCCCGCAGTCCGTAGTTGAAGCCGATAAAGACATGCGCATAACCTTCATAAATAAAAAAGGCACCGAAACCTTCGGGATAAGTGAGGATGACCTGGACAAAGGAGTTTACATTCAGGACCTGCTTGTGCCGGAAGACCGCAGCAGAGCCACTGAATTTTTAAAAAATATGAATCCTGAGTCAACCGGACACACTTCGGAATTTACGGCAGTGTCAAAATACGGGGAAAAATTTCCTATTATCGCGTATTCTGGCCAAATTTCCAGAAAAAAAGAGAACAACGGGATAAGGTTTGTGGCCATTAACCTTAAAAAACTAAGAGAAACTGAAGAAGCACTCTGCAAAACCGAAGAAAAACTTTCAAAACTAATGGAAAATTTTTCAGGTATGGCCTACAGGTGCAGAACAGATGACGAATTTACAACTGAATTCATTAGCGACGGATTTTATGAATTAACAGGATATTCTCATTCGGATATTATACCAAAAGAGAAGATAAAACTCAAATCCATAATTCACCCGGACGACTTTCAAAATTTCAGAGAAACCATTCAAAAATCACTTACCGGGGACGGATTCTTTGAAACAAGGTACAGAATCGTCACCACCGGGAAGGAAATCAGGTGGGTATGGAACCAGGGCAGAACAATAAAAGATAAAAACAGGAATATTTCTTTGATAGAAGGCGTTATTTCAAACATAACAAAGCTTGTTAAAACTGAAGACGCCCTTAAAGAAACTGAAGAGCAGAAAAAGCAGTGCATCATAAATTCCCTGAGTGATAAAGAAACTCTTCTCAAAGAAATACATCACAGGGTCAAAAACAACCTCCAGATAATAGCAAGCATCCTGAAACTCAAAGATATGCAGTCAGAAAACAATGAAGTCCATGAAATTCTTCTTGACTGCAGGAGCAGGGTTTTTTCAATGGCAATGATACACGAAAAACTATACAGATCAGAAAATATCGACAAAATCAATTTTATGGAGTATATAACCACACTTCAGGCACATCTTGCAGATGAATACGGGGCAAACGAAAGAAGCATCAGCATAATATGCAGATGTGATGAGAACATTAACCTTGACATAGACACCGCAATACCCTGCGGGCTTATAATAAATGAAATCCTTACGAATTCACTTAAATATGCATTTGACAAAAACGGAGGCTCTATCATAACGGAATTTCAAAAGTATGAATACGGCAGTTATCTGCTGAAAATAAAAGATAACGGCCGGGGATTCCCAAATTCATACGATTACAGGAATTCAGAGTCTCTCGGCATGCAGCTTATCTTTAACCTGACAAAGCAGCTTGAAGGTAAAATCGAAGTGAAAAACATTTCCGGTGTAGAATACTCGATAGAAATTCCTGAAAATGGGCAGGATCAGATCAAATAA
- a CDS encoding AMP-binding protein produces the protein MVRFSVTMDDSLVEKIDRTVGLLGKSRSEWINGACENEISGAFAPGGGQCVENLLHLRDRIPQEAPNMTDYDTLYKNFKIDVPEYFNFGFDVIDTWAKIDRNKRAMVWVNQSGYEKTFSFRQLSNRSNQAANMLLKYGIKKGDRVAIMLPRVPEWWFFATACIKIGAVFVPCPTMLTSKDLLYRTNAAGFKMFITDMENAPKIEEICPHCPSLRSRLVVDGEKEGWISYLVELDYPAPVSSKLVTTGLERTRSSDPMVMYFTSGTTGEAKMVLHNHALPLGHLTTGAYWLDLKMNDVHMTLSDTGWAKSSWGKFFGPWIQGACSVVYDYRGKFNATEILPILEKYEVTSFCCPPTIYRMLIMADLDKFDLTSLRHCVSAGEPLNPEVIKVWKEGTGLTIYEGYGQTELTLCIGTFPCMKAKPGSMGKPSPGWRIELHDDDGNPVKQGEPGRIAVHVNPKPVGMFMEYCDNPDANAESFSGDFYYTGDKAYMDEDGYFWFVGRSDDVIKSSGYRIGPFEVESAIMEHPSVKEVAVVGSPDPIRGMVVKAFIILKNGYEPSEILIRDIQKQVKQTTAPYKYPRLIEFVDELPKTISGKIRRNVLRDHELKKHIESLSSIKEEMHAKNHPE, from the coding sequence ATGGTGCGATTCTCTGTAACAATGGATGACAGTCTTGTCGAAAAAATAGACCGGACTGTCGGACTTTTGGGCAAGTCACGGTCCGAGTGGATAAACGGGGCCTGCGAAAATGAAATATCAGGTGCGTTTGCGCCAGGAGGAGGTCAGTGTGTTGAGAACCTTTTGCACCTCCGTGACAGGATACCGCAGGAAGCCCCGAACATGACAGATTACGATACTCTGTACAAAAATTTTAAAATTGATGTACCCGAGTATTTCAACTTCGGATTTGATGTCATAGATACATGGGCCAAAATTGACAGAAACAAGAGGGCGATGGTCTGGGTGAACCAGAGCGGTTATGAAAAGACTTTTTCATTCAGGCAGCTTTCAAACCGTTCGAACCAGGCTGCGAATATGCTTCTTAAATACGGGATAAAAAAAGGCGACAGGGTTGCAATAATGCTTCCGCGTGTTCCCGAATGGTGGTTTTTTGCGACTGCATGCATCAAGATTGGTGCAGTATTTGTTCCGTGCCCGACAATGCTTACGTCAAAGGACCTTTTATACAGGACCAATGCCGCAGGGTTCAAGATGTTTATCACCGATATGGAGAATGCCCCGAAAATAGAGGAAATCTGTCCCCATTGTCCTTCCCTGCGTTCGCGCCTTGTCGTTGACGGGGAGAAAGAGGGCTGGATAAGCTACCTGGTGGAGCTTGACTATCCTGCACCGGTATCAAGTAAACTTGTGACAACCGGACTTGAAAGGACAAGATCATCTGATCCTATGGTTATGTATTTCACTTCAGGAACCACTGGTGAAGCAAAGATGGTTCTGCACAACCATGCCCTCCCACTTGGTCATCTGACCACAGGCGCCTACTGGCTTGATCTTAAGATGAACGACGTCCACATGACCCTCTCTGATACAGGCTGGGCAAAATCATCGTGGGGAAAATTCTTTGGTCCCTGGATACAGGGTGCATGCAGTGTGGTCTATGATTACAGGGGGAAATTCAATGCAACCGAAATCCTTCCGATACTTGAAAAGTATGAGGTTACCTCGTTCTGCTGTCCGCCTACAATCTACAGGATGCTTATAATGGCAGACCTTGACAAGTTTGACCTTACCTCCCTACGCCACTGCGTAAGTGCTGGTGAACCGTTAAATCCCGAGGTAATAAAAGTCTGGAAAGAGGGGACGGGACTTACAATATATGAAGGATACGGCCAGACAGAACTTACACTCTGTATCGGGACATTTCCGTGCATGAAGGCAAAACCCGGCTCTATGGGAAAACCTTCACCCGGCTGGAGAATCGAACTTCATGATGATGACGGAAACCCTGTAAAGCAGGGTGAACCCGGAAGAATCGCCGTTCACGTAAACCCGAAACCTGTGGGAATGTTTATGGAGTACTGCGACAATCCCGATGCGAACGCAGAGTCTTTCAGTGGTGATTTCTACTACACCGGTGACAAGGCTTACATGGACGAGGACGGCTATTTCTGGTTTGTCGGAAGGTCGGATGACGTCATAAAAAGTTCGGGATACAGAATAGGTCCGTTTGAAGTGGAATCTGCAATTATGGAGCACCCGAGCGTAAAAGAGGTGGCGGTTGTCGGATCACCCGATCCTATTAGGGGCATGGTGGTAAAAGCCTTTATTATCCTTAAAAACGGCTATGAACCGTCGGAGATCCTCATAAGGGATATCCAGAAGCAGGTAAAGCAGACAACTGCACCTTATAAATACCCGCGTTTAATCGAATTTGTTGATGAGCTTCCAAAGACGATTTCAGGAAAAATCCGCAGAAATGTTCTCCGTGATCATGAATTAAAAAAGCATATTGAGAGTCTGTCCTCTATAAAAGAAGAGATGCACGCAAAAAATCATCCTGAGTGA
- a CDS encoding GNAT family N-acetyltransferase has protein sequence MPEIVFNDKKKDLPVNQLHFLFMSAGWCKSAETQEMISNFNLPFINSTLVISAWHEGRLVGVVRVLSDKVIRSAVYDLVVDPKFRCRGIGKELLERCVRKFPKTEWIVQTNDENVKYYLKNGFIRYPGNVLFRPSVWDPEY, from the coding sequence ATGCCTGAAATTGTTTTTAATGATAAAAAGAAGGACCTTCCGGTTAACCAGTTACATTTCCTGTTCATGTCTGCAGGATGGTGCAAAAGCGCTGAAACACAGGAAATGATTTCAAATTTTAATCTGCCTTTTATAAATTCAACTCTCGTTATTTCAGCATGGCATGAGGGCAGGCTTGTGGGAGTTGTCAGGGTATTGTCCGACAAAGTAATCAGGTCAGCTGTTTACGACCTGGTTGTTGATCCGAAATTCCGGTGCAGAGGAATTGGAAAAGAATTGTTGGAGAGATGTGTCCGGAAGTTTCCCAAAACTGAGTGGATAGTCCAGACTAATGATGAAAATGTAAAGTATTACCTAAAAAACGGTTTCATCAGGTATCCGGGAAATGTTCTCTTCAGACCTTCGGTATGGGACCCTGAATATTAA
- a CDS encoding PAS domain S-box protein, which produces MNCAEAVPEKITSLLRKYPRGLPVKEIADGINMNRMSVARHLDVMRSAGRLDMIQFGHAKIYSLSNRIPLSELLDYSSDCIIILNQSKRLIYANKNFLVFSGKKETEIKGKCYTDVLGDFFDSEYLKSKISGLAEGAECSGKFIVAKKCTNDFYNLRIIKTVLPDGNQGYTVFFADNYNPGTGSEDYLALNRMYENLLGLYEDPVFLMENTGLICYANHSCRNAFGYMPEDLKMKNISMLMPPGESIIDRIDSGDFEKRRKIGNREFLLLKSQRFICKNGNSINLSVFIDKIYSESKKCRIYQAVCRKVAF; this is translated from the coding sequence ATGAATTGTGCCGAAGCTGTTCCTGAGAAGATTACCAGTCTCCTTAGAAAATATCCCCGTGGTCTGCCTGTAAAAGAGATAGCCGACGGGATTAACATGAACAGGATGTCTGTTGCCCGTCATCTGGACGTTATGCGCAGTGCAGGCAGGCTTGACATGATACAGTTCGGGCACGCCAAAATATATTCTTTATCAAACAGGATTCCCCTGTCAGAACTTCTTGATTATTCATCGGACTGTATTATTATCCTGAATCAAAGCAAAAGGCTGATTTATGCAAATAAGAATTTCCTGGTATTTTCAGGAAAAAAAGAAACGGAAATAAAAGGCAAATGTTATACAGACGTTCTCGGGGATTTTTTTGACTCCGAGTACCTCAAGTCCAAAATATCCGGCCTGGCAGAAGGAGCAGAATGTTCCGGGAAATTTATTGTTGCAAAAAAATGCACAAACGATTTTTACAACCTCAGGATTATTAAGACAGTTCTTCCTGACGGCAACCAGGGCTATACAGTTTTTTTTGCAGACAACTACAACCCGGGAACAGGTTCTGAAGATTATCTTGCATTAAACAGGATGTATGAAAATCTCCTGGGTCTCTATGAAGACCCAGTTTTTCTTATGGAAAACACCGGTTTAATCTGTTATGCCAATCATTCCTGCCGTAATGCGTTTGGTTATATGCCCGAAGACCTTAAAATGAAGAATATTTCAATGCTGATGCCTCCCGGTGAAAGTATTATTGACCGCATAGACTCCGGTGATTTTGAAAAACGCAGAAAAATAGGGAACAGGGAGTTTTTGTTATTGAAAAGCCAGAGGTTCATATGCAAAAACGGCAATTCAATTAATTTATCCGTTTTTATTGACAAAATTTA